One genomic window of Biomphalaria glabrata chromosome 9, xgBioGlab47.1, whole genome shotgun sequence includes the following:
- the LOC129928358 gene encoding uncharacterized protein LOC129928358, whose translation MDGSFYKQNSVKPSKEKPVLLILDGHTSHSKNLQAITAASNSCVIMFSLPPHTTHKLQPLDVSFFKPLQSCYVQESDKWLFNHPGRGITVFQVATILGRAYPRAASVANFANGFLKCGIWPCNRHIFTESDFETSICSVINIPVEPIPSTSNSQHDQLLVQSSSDSSTIVATSPLTSSNEPRFGATAQSSINSNYSHLELSISAYNAIPTEPDGRCFFRSICISLHEHLQLTDIDSSEVVCSLQVKIQEKALADSLRAQVVDYICKNIEHYIDLDAATLCADMPHAKFDNIFERLDSISRPNTMVGELEIIATTKLLRKPIVIMNATSNVVLKYGMNDFPSSPAVVIRFTNIGDDVGHYDCLIPSRQSKSKYIPVTAISPIPVKEKPPMDVKQKKKIFSI comes from the coding sequence ATGGATGGATCATTTTATAAACAGAACAGTGTAAAACCATCAAAAGAAAAGCCTGTTCTTCTAATCTTGGATGGACATACCTCTCACAGCAAAAATTTGCAAGCCATCACTGCTGCAAGTAACTCTTGTGTTATTATGTTCAGCTTGCCCCCTCATACTACACATAAGCTTCAACCTTTGGATGTCTCGTTTTTTAAGCCCCTGCAAAGCTGTTATGTACAAGAGTCAGATAAGTGGCTTTTTAATCATCCAGGTAGAGGAATTACTGTATTTCAGGTGGCTACCATCTTAGGTAGAGCATACCCAAGAGCAGCTTCGGTCGCAAATTTTGCTAATGGTTTTTTGAAATGTGGCATATGGCCTTGCAATCGACATATATTCACTGAAAGTGATTTTGAAACCTCCATTTGCTCAGTTATAAATATTCCTGTAGAACCCATCCCTTCAACCTCAAATTCCCAACATGATCAGTTGTTAGTGCAGTCATCATCAGACTCCTCAACAATAGTTGCAACATCCCCACTCACTTCATCAAATGAACCACGATTTGGTGCAACTGCTCAAAGCTCCATAAATTCAAATTATTCTCACCTAGAACTTTCTATATCTGCGTACAATGCAATTCCAACAGAGCCTGACGGCAGATGCTTTTTTAGAAGCATTTGCATTTCATTACATGAACATCTCCAGCTAACTGACATAGATTCAAGTGAAGTTGTATGTAGCCTGcaagttaaaatacaagaaaaggcATTGGCAGACTCTCTTAGAGCACAAGTTGTTGactatatttgtaaaaacattgagcattatatTGACCTTGATGCAGCAACATTGTGTGCTGACATGCCACATGCAAAATTTGACAATATTTTTGAAAGGCTAGATAGTATTTCTAGACCAAATACTATGGTTGGCGAGCTAGAGATAATAGCAACTACGAAGCTGCTCAGAAAGCCAATTGTCATTATGAATGCAACTagtaatgttgttttaaaatatggcaTGAATGATTTTCCTTCCTCCCCTGCAGTAGTTATTCGATTTACAAATATTGGAGATGATGTAGGCCATTATGATTGCTTAATTCCTTCTCGGCAATCAAAGTCTAAATACATCCCTGTAACTGCAATCTCTCCTATCCCAGTAAAAGAAAAACCCCCCATGGAtgttaaacagaaaaaaaaaatcttttcaatctGA